The Brevibacillus brevis genome contains a region encoding:
- a CDS encoding helix-turn-helix domain-containing protein: protein MKEGILLKLRLGVIGADDSLAIIESVMREFPEIEYLPIVYWKEEEILDLIMPHVDEVDMWLFSGQVPYAMVSESGKVQAPMAYVPHLGASLYRTLLHLSHQLGIRVDEVSFDTFSPEELEHFMDEAGIAGGYKWLKHYEGAISADELADYHEQLWRAGKTKVAVTCLRTADVELVRRGVPVHRVVPTRAGVISVIHMLLRTHEMLHFKDTQIAVQMMEIDPFRELAGSNFSTDEWQNAEIKTMEKLLRYAKHLQGSLKTAGPGRYVIFTTRGNLQEVTRDYSTIPDLDEMFGIRADLVTCGIGIGKTAYEAEIHGGAALLHAKERGTGNWMVFFDDKSIVGPLGRDEQLTFRYDSEKLQALSQLTSLSVMTLAKLDSILKKRGSQEIQAHELASHLQILPRSARRILIELESKGLAQVIGEENPHPRGRPRKVYRIVWQA, encoded by the coding sequence GTGAAAGAGGGAATTTTGTTGAAGCTGCGACTAGGCGTAATAGGCGCGGATGATTCACTTGCTATCATCGAATCAGTCATGCGGGAGTTTCCCGAAATTGAATACTTGCCGATTGTCTATTGGAAAGAAGAAGAGATCCTCGATCTGATCATGCCGCATGTGGATGAGGTGGATATGTGGCTTTTCTCCGGACAGGTCCCTTATGCCATGGTGAGCGAGTCAGGCAAGGTCCAAGCGCCGATGGCTTATGTGCCTCATCTCGGTGCGAGCTTGTACAGAACCTTGCTTCATCTATCCCATCAATTGGGAATCCGGGTGGATGAAGTCAGCTTTGATACATTTTCACCAGAAGAACTGGAGCATTTTATGGACGAAGCGGGCATCGCTGGTGGCTACAAATGGCTCAAGCATTACGAGGGAGCGATCTCAGCCGATGAACTGGCGGATTACCACGAACAGCTTTGGAGGGCAGGCAAGACAAAGGTGGCAGTCACCTGCTTGCGGACAGCAGATGTAGAGCTGGTACGGCGAGGTGTCCCTGTACATCGGGTCGTGCCGACACGCGCAGGTGTGATTTCGGTCATTCACATGCTTTTGCGAACGCACGAGATGCTTCACTTCAAAGATACCCAAATTGCCGTGCAGATGATGGAGATTGATCCATTTCGCGAGCTTGCCGGTAGCAACTTTTCCACAGATGAATGGCAAAACGCCGAGATCAAGACGATGGAAAAACTGCTGCGCTACGCGAAGCATTTGCAAGGCTCACTGAAGACAGCGGGTCCCGGACGCTACGTCATTTTTACAACGCGGGGGAATTTGCAAGAAGTTACTCGTGATTATTCGACAATTCCCGACTTGGATGAGATGTTCGGTATTCGTGCTGATCTGGTAACGTGTGGGATCGGGATTGGCAAGACCGCTTATGAAGCGGAAATCCACGGTGGCGCGGCTCTCTTGCACGCCAAAGAGCGAGGTACCGGCAACTGGATGGTCTTTTTCGATGACAAAAGCATCGTGGGGCCGCTTGGGCGAGACGAACAGCTCACGTTTCGGTACGACTCAGAGAAGCTGCAAGCACTCAGCCAGCTTACCTCACTCAGCGTCATGACGCTGGCAAAGCTCGATTCCATACTGAAAAAGCGCGGGTCTCAGGAGATTCAAGCCCATGAATTGGCTTCGCACCTGCAAATATTGCCGCGAAGTGCCAGACGTATCCTGATTGAACTGGAGTCAAAGGGCCTCGCGCAAGTAATTGGGGAAGAAAATCCGCACCCGCGGGGCAGACCACGCAAGGTGTATCGGATTGTATGGCAAGCCTAA